DNA sequence from the Pomacea canaliculata isolate SZHN2017 linkage group LG7, ASM307304v1, whole genome shotgun sequence genome:
aatttcAATAAGTGAAAGACCAGGAATTCACTCCGGTATTTCTGTAGTAAGGTTTTCAGCATTGCGTTCGCCGGAGTTAGTTTTCACTTCCGTCCCGGTCTGTATTGACCCTGGCCCGCTGCCTACCTCACTACCTGTTGAAATGAGCTTCATATAGTAAGACAATATGAGCGCTCCTGTCATTGATTATGCATGGGGGGTGGAGGGCTGCATGCTACTGTCGGACACGCTGCTGTCGTTgtttcttcactctctcctggTCATCCTCCACCCTCTCCCACACGTGCACTACCCGTTGTCCAACCTCTCCCTCGTCTCAACGCTGCTTTCCTCGGGTGCTCCTTGGCGTACTAACAGCATCCTACAAACCATTTCTTTGGGTATGTTATTTAATCATATGTGTTAATCTCAGGTTGAATTATTTTACTCACATTGTTGATATAAAAGTGATGCTTATTTTAGTAACTGCTTCTCTTCCGATCTCAAGTGAATTTACGTTTCACAGTttatttgaaagattttttttttttagaattcaTCGTCGACCctaaagacatttttcattctATGTTTGACTATGTAATGATTAAATCACTGTGTGTTTAAGTAAGGTAAGTTTTCTTCTGCCATATTAGTTCGGTAGTACAGTACCGATATCCGTCAAGGCCTGTTACTGAGTAAATATACTTAAAAGTCAGGCACAGTCATCACACCTAGGCCTCACTGCTCCTCCACATTACCCTAACATCTTTCATTCCACCTCTCCATATTCGCTATATCCTTAATTCCTAAGACGAACTGCGCCTTAATCGGAAGACCTTTGCTGAGAGAGGATTTTTTGCAAAGATTACACTGCTTTAATTTCGTGTAGACTGTCGGTGTGGAATATTGTCTTTGTATTAATGCATGAAGCTCATcctgctgttaaaaaaaaataaggtcgCATGCACCTGACTTTTCTCAACCCACTGCATCGATGTTTTGTTGCCTATTTACTATTTTTCCCAAACATGCCTCTCTGTACTATGAACAGTCCTCGTTGGCCGAGTTAGCCATATACAGGAGTAAGCACCTTTtactgggttcagatctcgtctcagtgTTAGAACAGGCGTTGTTGCCTATGTCTTGTTGTTAACGcattatcgcccttacccgtACGCGTACTGCGTCCATAATCTAAGCGTCATAATCTGAAACGCTATTTTGGATTGATTTTACCGTTTTTTTGGGAAAAGTAACTCTCCAAACAactctattttatttctaactaatagcttttaaacaaagtttgtaATACTGCTGAACAGTTCCCTCATCTTACGCAAAATGAACTTCATACATCTCATACAATTCATGAAATTAGATGCTCTAAGAGACTCCTAACCTtctaaattttgtaaacatattttttcttacaccACTTTTTACATATTCACTTCCACTTATCCTTACTTATTCTCATAGTCCTTATAGTTCTGCATTAGTTTGTTCTTTCCTGTGAAAGGGcggggctaaatggaaaaatgcaatttttctaATCTTTTACCTCTCCTTTAGgaattacattttattgtcatttaattGTTCTTCTGGCCAACTTGGTTAGTTATGTAAATGCATCTAGGCTTTATCTTCTAAATGTATTAGTAAGAGGATACCTCTCGGTAGTTTTCTGATTGGTTCTGTCACTTTTTTCTGTGGTAGTGGATAATACAATTTAGTTATTGCTGGCTAGAAATTGAACATTAACAAGGGAGTAATCAAGGGAGTGCAGcttttaatgaatatttgtttgtattgtgGTGTGTGGTTACATCTGGGCCTGctgaattaacattttttagtaACCTAATGCTCTTTGACTTTTTGTTATCCTAATTGTCACAGGTTGAACAACCAGTGCATTTGAACTAGCTGGGTGACTGGGTTCACAAGGTTATCTTGACCATCCATATCCATCACCCTTATTAGTATTGTTTGGAAGTGCATTCCCaccctcttcactgatttggtcCACTACAGGCTGTCCTGTATCTCCTCTAGTTATTACCTCCCTTGGTTTGTTACTGCATTTTTCTAGAGACTAGATGTTTTAATTGATTGTAAGTTTTGTGTTCTTTATGTGTTAGCAGATTTCTATaagctttctttctctgctataagctttctgtttcctgtattttcttctttctacatgtCTTAGACACTACTAGTCCACTTTGTTCTTTACACCGTTATATGAATGAATAAGTATCAAAGGGAGATGCATACCCTATGTGTGTAACAAGTGATATTACTAAACACattctcttatttattatcttcctATCGTTCTTGAATAGGCTCTCTGTTCCTGTATACCTCTTGTGGTTTCTATTGGTTTCACCTTTGACACTTGTGTCTTTTGTTACTACAATGATATTTGCCAATTacttattgtaatttttttaattttaattcgtaaatattttgctgatttattaatataataatatgaaatatatacaaCAAAGGACTCCGAAACTCTCGTGTTGCATGTGCTAACAGGTGGATACAAAATCGTAATATCTGattgcttctttttctcctgtgCGTGTCTCCTTGTGTTCTGGACGAAATACAGGAAGGTAAAACTTGACTCTTCTTGACTTTTTTAAGGTATTATGTGTTTTACACTCATGATGGATCTCAGAGTGCTAGTTTCTTGATGGGGAGTGGGCGggaatgttaaaagaaaaaacaaacataatataatCCATAActgaattattaataattttcaaaagtacaatTTCTAGATGCCAAGCGAGGACTGCGAGTAAGCAAGTGGCACAATTTAAGATGCCACGACAGATAGACTGCAATGAGCCACACATGCCTGTGCTATAAcacctgtgtcggtgtgaacCCGGGTACTTCTATACAACACATGATACGTGTTACTATCAGTGATGGACACtagtctgtgtgtatgttgacCGCAAGGAACTCGCTCGACTTTGTTCTCGCTTGTTACAGTTGAAGAATAAGTTGTAAAACAGTATAGCCGCATTTAGACAGACGaataaaggaagaatgaaagaaacaacTGTGTGCcgaaaaaatttgaaattggattcacttgattatggatgttgttcgaAATGCatcaaaatgtagaacaattaactttACTTcaaaagtatgtaaataatCGCTTACCACagtttgtttatattagcatgcaGCCACAGACGAGTTCCACGACACCTTTACAGAGTACCCAGACAGTGCTATAAGTGGAAACCTCTTGAAATGCGTGGACGACACAGTCTGAAGCTGCAGGACCAGTGCATGTATGACATTGACAAGCTTGTCTCACAGTTGATTTCAAAGGTTTTATGGTAAAAAGCCTTGAACATTGGTGTACTAAAATGATCTTAGAATACGATCTGGAATACGATCTGGGAATTACACTGTTGTTTGTGGAAAGTGTGTTTTATCCCTACTCATAGATAAGTGCCCAGACCTACTCAGCACGCCTTACAGCTCTGGACACTCAGAGAAAatcatccaggactctagcatcaggactaTCACCGACAAAACTTTGGAGCAACAACATGAATGGAGGAAACATTCCACtctataattattgtcaaactagtgtgtgGCAGCCATGCTCCAGCAAGCTCAACAGTCAGAATTACAAATTTATACAACTACATACGTGCATTTTTTCTGAAACGTTGAATAGAATCAAACTCTTCGGGAAATGTTCAGATAAACTTGCTTTCAGTCTtcatttgttcaaaatgttttgcatcatcgTTCatttatgtctctctctctctacctcccgTGCAGCCGATGGAGGTCTCTGTCGGTCTTCATAGTGTCACCGCTCATGAGTCTCCTCAGACTGGACTCCTAAGACGAGTAAGgtgacccactaccagagactCCTGCAATTCCACTTTTGCCTCACACCATACCtggtacaacttactgtgtCACACCAAAGTGAACTGTCCTGACCAAACAGCATTGTTTGTCAGGCAGATGCAGTGTCCTTTAGGCTCAAGTTTCATAGAAACCAAGAAGAAGTGTGTTGctgcaagtaagtgagaagtagTAGAATTATGTGTAGTACTCACTTGTCCCAAACTTTTTTAATGGTTTCTTCCTTTCTTataattgtaagatggcaatTAACCCAAGATACAATGGTTTAAGGGTTAATGTACTAGTGCACCACAGAAGGGAATGTATCGATGAAGAACATTACAGCTGCCACTACCCCATATCTTTGTTCTCTAGACTCTACGTGAAGTCGTTACTGGACTTCATtagctttagaaaaaaaaagtgattgtaaAGGTGAGAGGACGAAGTGGCCATGAAGATGAGAgcagaagtgacattaaagcggaggaataagaatatgtacacatggcagTCAGATACTTGAGACATAGAAGCTAGAATTGTGGGTGGCTAGTGTTAACTGCGGTTTGCTAATATGACTGTCTTGTAGCGTGCTAAGCAAGTGGCACAATGTAAGATGCACGACAGACAACGACTGCAATGCGCCACACGCCGTGTGCTTTGAACACCTGTGTCGTGTGACCCCGGTACttctacacacaacacatgaTACGTGCACtaacagtgagtagacaatggtcagggcttctgctacggctaaattctttggggctCCAGGGACCCCTTCTAAAGATGTCTAagggggtcccaggctaactctaaggggtccctttacaatgtgaaaaaatcaacaaatcaacatactttgttcaactgcctttcagcacacaaagcactgtaatgtctagtcagaaacggcgagatttctgtgccatgaagtctgtgtaagcatctgtgatgagcttatgctcactgtacttggggtgctcactttcttttattttctgagacgatgatcctaaccacgctgtcaacgacatcttggataaagttaatggaactcttcccggtaaggaaaaaaaaaaaactcagtgcaagggaagtgactctcaccttgtagcagacgacagcaatagactgggctacgatgtcagacactacacttacacaattttgtatctgttcttcgcccaaatttgaaggggtcccctggaaccccattgacgaaaattgaaggggtcctctgaacttgtaatgcgtactgtacgcaattttgtGAGTAAGTAGAAGCCCTGAATGGTTCTGTGTGATATTCTTGATTGCAAGAAACTTTGTTCTCCGCTTGTTATAGTTAGGAACGGACGATCTTTTATATGATTTTCGCATTCCTAAAGGAATAAGTTGTAAAACAGTATAGCCGCATTTagacagactgaataaaaggaagaaagaaaaaacacgtggccgaaaaaaattagaaattgattcacttgattatggatgttgttcgaAACAcgtcaaaatgtagaacaatgaACTTCAACTTAAAAAGTCAGTAAATAATATCTTACcactgttgtttatattagcatgcaGCATGGACGAGTTCCAGGCCTCCTATACAGAGTACCCAGACAGCACTTTAAGTGGAAACCTCCTTGATGGCTCGGATGGAATCAGTCTGAaagactgcaaggacaggtgcaAGGCTGAAAAGCATTGCtacacctttgatttcaaaggtttgtatagggaaaaagccttgaaacattAATATACTAAAATGAtcttagagatggcaggtgactgtgtacTCTAGAACTGCTGaagtctgcttcacgtgtcttgtactgtgttctattaatagcacgtTTTATCAAGAAAATCAACCGAAACCCGCGTAAAAAAATGGGAACAATGTTGATATATGTtgtctctttatatttttaccatttGTAGACGCCTGCATAATAAATACTACGAAAAAACAATTTGGAGCATAGTTAACGctccataatctacaaacatttttgaatgcaaaaggtacttaatatatttagttaagataaaacaaagtgtgtgaaattgcATGAATTATACAATTGCTGGCAAGCTAATTAATATTTGAtagttgtttgctttctttaggaagaaagtgtaaaggtaaaataGCACTGAACCCACGACTATTTAGTTATTGCTGCAGTGGAGTGTTAATCtactacaccacatatacagagataaactcctgtatTGACTAGAGACTTCCACTTTAATTATGATTGAATGAAGACAGAAATAGAAGAATAGCTCAATCGTCCACCAATGAActtatttccttttctctctctctcccgtgCCAGCCAATGGAGGTTTCTGTCGGCTTCACATTATTGCCGCTCATGAGTCTCCCTCAGACTGGAATCCTAAGAGgagtaaaggctggacccactaccagagaatCTGCCAGTCCACCTTTGCCTCACGCCGTACCTGGAACAACTTACTGTGTCTCACCAAAGTTAACTGTCCTGACCCAAACAGCCATTGTTTGTCAGGCAGATGTCTATGTCTTTTAGGCTTCAAGTTCATAGAATCCAAGAAGAAGTGTGTTgttacaagtaagtgagaagtagTAGAATTATGAGTAGTTCTCAGCTTTTCCCAAAACGTTTTAtactgtcagtctgtctgtttctTACATTAAAGATACTCTAAGTTGTTGTCACCAAACCACTTTCATCtcaatgtttaaataatatttcggatttaaaaattaagcattcagtgtttatttatgCCCACCAGCTAatggttttcttcctttataataattgtaagatggcaatTAACCTAAGATAAATAGAGCTAGAATTGtgggatggctagtgttaccggcggtcagcaagtATGACTGTCTTGAAGGCGAGCTAAGCAAGTGGCACAATGTAAGATGCaggacagacgacgactgcaatGAGCCACACGCCGTGTGCTACAAACACCtgtgtaaataattgcttaccactgttgtttatattagcatgcaACACAGACGGGATTCGGGAGACCTTTAGAGAGTACCCAGACAACTCTATACGTGGAAACCTCCTTGATAGCTCGGATGGAATCAGTCTGAaagactgcaaggacaggtgcaAGGCTTACAAGCGTTGtttcacctttgatttcaaaggtctgtatgggAAAAAAACCTTGAAACATTGGTGTACTAACATGATCTTAGAGATTTAAGGTTACTGTGTCCTTTaaaactgctaaagtctgcttcacgtgtcctatactgtgttctattaatagcacgaTTTATCAAGAAAATCAACCGAAACTGCGTAAAAAAACGTTTGTAGACGCCTGCATAATAAATACTACGAAAAAACATTTTGGAGCATACTTAAagcgccataatctacaaacatttttgaatgcaaaaggtactaaatacatttagttaggataaaacaaagtgtgtgaaattgcAGGAATTATAAAATTGCTCGTGTACCAATTAACATTTGATAGTTCAgttatgtctctctttctctgccacCCGTGCCAGCCGATGGAGGTCTCTGTCGGCTTCATAATGTCACCCCTCATGAGTCTCCCTCAGACTGGTCTCCTAAAACgagtaaaggctggacccactaccagagatcaTGCAAGCCCATGTTTGCCTCACGCCGTACCTGGGACAACTTTCTGTGTAACAACAAGAAAGACTGTCCAGACCCAAACAGCGATTGTTTCTCAGGCATATGTCAGTGTCCTTTAGGCTTCAAGTTCATAGAAACCAAGAAGAAGTGTGTTGctgcaagtaagtgagaagtagTAGAAtaatgagtagtactcagctttttttttgaCTGATGTATGATTAGCTATTGAAGTTGTCATGATTATTATCGTACTTATCCTCGATTGTTTCCGTCATTGTACAAATTACCACTGCGCCCTTAATAACAATTCCTTACCAgcggaatgatttgtttgtgtaataACAGGGTCATGTCTAGACTGGCAGGACAGAGGTGCCAAAAGTGGTGTGTACACCATTCGGCTAATAATCAGCAGCAAACCTCGAAGggtgtggtgtgacatggagTCTAGCGGCGGCGGCTGGCTGGTACGTGTgatcgtgtttgtcagtgtgtatgagCACGACTTAGGTATCATCTCTCCTGCTCACTGTATACTGCTCACTAAAGTACGACACCACTTATACCCAGGGTCACATACAGCTCATAGTATCCacgaataatttttctttgatatctttcGACATTTTCAACACGAAGCAGGAGAGTATGCTTGTCCaccttctgtttccaacagtCTGTCTATCTCGCTGGTAGACTCCGTGGGTTGAGGGTGGTTCTAGACAGGCCGACATTTAGTGTGTTGGTGTACATGTGTCGGTTGTTTGTAGTCGCAACCTTTAATCTCTTGCATCTATTCCTGCTTCATGATCAGGGACTGTAGGTTTGACAAGGAgttgaaaaaaatgctatttGTAATCGCGGCGTGGATCATgcatttgttatgtttattatgttccCATATATAAATGATCACAACCACTTGAGGCCACACATTTACAGCCAGGAAACTGTATATTTTCACATGAATATCACTATTATACTAGGTTCACATAGTCTATCGTAACCGtgaagtgttgacattataatcATGATCGCAGCTAATAAAAGTCgtaagtttttatattttatcaattatGACTCATCCTCTGTCAACTCATTAAACTGTATGATTAGTGTTGAATCCTATCGAGCATGCTACGCTTCGGTACCATAGTAACGACCTGTGAACTTGTGTGATGTgcaggtgttccagagacgtcgCGACAACTCGGTTGACTTCAACCGGAACTGGACAGAATATCTACAAGGTTTTGGTGACATCTCTGGAGATTTCTGGCTGGGTAAGATTGTTGGACATATCTTGAAATGTCTTCAAATACTTCCTTAAAACCTTTCTTATTCAGAATTATACTTTTCAAATCAGGAGTACAGTTCTCCCAGCTCATTAATTCTTCTTCCAATGCTGGTGTTATCTGCTGTACAATTTGTGTTCATGTATGCTTTCTGATGTTTATCCTAATGTTTCTGTATGGTTGGCTGTAGATTTGTTATGCTTTGTATGCATTGCATTGAGTTCGTAATTACATGGAAAATACGCTTTATTAGcagtagtaataacaacaacactaaaAGCTCAATGAGCTTGTGACTTACCTTTTTATCATCTAAAGTCTAGGaataatgtcaacatttttataacatcatAATAGAGGTAATGACCAGCGACACTTCTGTGGTTCATGCGAACTCTTGAGGAagatcagtacaaatattttactgctTGACTTATTTATTAACATGAGATCATTGCTttgtcttgtctcaggcctGTCCGCCATTTACGAACAGACAGATTATATATATTGGAGCTTGAGAGTGGACTTCAGAGATGGGCGTGGAGAACGTCGCTACGCTGAGTACAAGAATTTCTCTGTAGCCAGCAACTACAAACTTTACGTGTCCGACTACTCGGGTGACGCAGGTACGTACGTGACTTCTGaacagtaagaaagagtgagacgcaGGTCAGCTGGCAggccgttgtttagctgtttatcttgtacagtgtcttcgggtcatttttctcatttactcaTTTCGTATTTGATTGTGTTGTGTGGTACTTGGCTTTGTTATgatgaacaacacagaaataacacatttaataataaaagtttccATATATGTTTTGTAGTGATAATATATTTGTGCTAAGGACTTTGTGTGCCTAATAGTATATAAcggtgtgtgtttatgtggttACAGGAGATGGCTTGGGTCCTAGTAAAGATAGAGAATTTTCAACCTATGACCGAGACACGTACGGTTGTGTCAGGACACGTCACAGCGCCTGGTGGTACCCGGATGGCTGTGGCAGCACTTACCTCAACAGCCCTCGTGCAAGCGACAATGTTTGGGGTAACTTCAGCAACCTGCAATTCTcggagatgaagatgaagccACTCTCTGGGTCAGCACTTGGGTTTAATTCGCGCCC
Encoded proteins:
- the LOC112569666 gene encoding uncharacterized protein LOC112569666; this encodes MYDIDKRCLTVDFKADGGLCRLHSVTAHESPSDWTPKTSKGWTHYQRSCNSTFASHHTWYNLLCHTKVNCPDPNSDCLSGRCQCPLGFKFIETKKKCVAASVLSKWHNVRCTTDNDCNAPHAVCFEHLCRCDPGYFYTTHDTCTNTCSMDEFQASYTEYPDSTLSGNLLDGSDGISLKDCKDRCKAEKHCYTFDFKANGGFCRLHIIAAHESPSDWNPKRSKGWTHYQRICQSTFASRRTWNNLLCLTKVNCPDPNSHCLSGRCLCLLGFKFIESKKKCVVTTCNTDGIRETFREYPDNSIRGNLLDSSDGISLKDCKDRCKAYKRCFTFDFKADGGLCRLHNVTPHESPSDWSPKTSKGWTHYQRSCKPMFASRRTWDNFLCNNKKDCPDPNSDCFSGICQCPLGFKFIETKKKCVAARSCLDWQDRGAKSGVYTIRLIISSKPRRVWCDMESSGGGWLVFQRRRDNSVDFNRNWTEYLQGFGDISGDFWLGLSAIYEQTDYIYWSLRVDFRDGRGERRYAEYKNFSVASNYKLYVSDYSGDAGDGLGPSKDREFSTYDRDTYGCVRTRHSAWWYPDGCGSTYLNSPRASDNVWGNFSNLQFSEMKMKPLSGSALGFNSRP